The sequence ACTATGATGGCTTCCTTTTTGAGGCCCCACCATTTCTTCTTAACGTACCCGTAACCGATTTCTGCCTTATTCCCTCAGAAGTTCATCTTAACTCCTTTTGCCAGTTTCTGACCATTGTACGAAATCTTGTCAGGAATTTCGCTTACGAAAGCCTCGGTGAACTCGCTAACCGGTTTCGAATACACGTACTTAGCGATTGCCGCAACGATGCTCCCTATTGCCACTATCCATCCTATACCCGAGACAAAGACCTCAAGGAAAGGCTCCACCATAATAGTGGCGCCTCCGAACTGTGGCTGTACTTCATCCCCCGGCCTCTTCTCCGGACTGAACTCCTGTGGAACCTTTACGGTACTGTTCACCGTCACGTTAACGAAGCTCGCTGTAGCGCTTGCCCCGCTGATAGTCAGCCCGAGAATCAAAAAGCTCACAAACAGTGCCACCAATGACTTCCGCTTCATAGGGTCACCTCCGGACAAATTATCCAACAAGAATTTCCATCTTATACTTTAAAAAATTTTCTATTTCAAATAGTAAACAAGTTCATAAGAATAGTAAAAATATTACCACTCGATCTTTATCTATTCGTTGGTTGTGCGTTGGATACTGTTGGGATAATTGTTGATATGCATGGTAATACTGTGTTTTAATTCCTTTACATATATTACAGAAATATCTGGTTACTCCAACCGCATGGTGTATTGGACACACATGAGCAATACATTTCCTGCTATTTCTAATCGCAAATTTTATATTCAAGTTTTAACTTGAATAATATTGAAGACAATATCTTGAGGTGGTGCAAATGGGGAAGTTCGATATTATTGAGCAAAAGGGGACTGAAAGGTTGAAGAGAGGATTCGCCAAAATGGTCAAAGGTGGTGTTATAATGGACGTTACAAATGCCGAGCAAGCAAGAATAGCCGAAGAAGCCGGAGCAGTTGCGGTTATGGCCCTTCACAAAGTTCCGGCCGATATAAGAAAAGCCGGCGGAGTTGCAAGAATGGCACCGGTTGAGAAAATTCAAGAGATTATGGACGCAGTCACGATTCCAGTTATGGCCAAAATTAGAATAGGCCACTACACTGAAGCTCTCGCTTTGGAGGCTTTGGGCGTTGATATGATCGATGAAAGTGAAGTTCTAACCCCAGCAGACCCCTACTTCCACGTAGATAAACGGAAGTTCAAGGTTCCGTTTGTATGTGGAGCAAGAAATCTTGGAGAAGCCGTTAGAAGGATATGGGAAGGAGCCGCAATGATTAGGACTAAAGGTGAGGCAGGAACCGGAAACATTATCGAGGCTGTAAGGCACGTTAGATTGGTAAATGAAAACATCAGATTGCTCCAAAGAATGACGGATGAACAGATATATGGGGTTGCAGAGAAGTTTGCCGAGCCGTATTTGAGGCTTGCTTTAGAGATAAGGGAGATAAGCGGTCTTGAGCCAAAGATTCTTGAGAATGAACCTGTCTACGAGGAATACACTTACCGGGAGATAGTGGATGGGCTCTACAAGATTCTTCTTGAGATTAAGAAGTTTGGAAGACTTCCGGTTGTTAACTTTGCCGCAGGTGGTGTCGCAACTCCAGCGGATGCAGCTTTAATGATGCAGATGGGCATGGACGGAGTATTCGTTGGAAGCGGCATATTCAAGAGTTCAAATCCAGAGAAGATGGCAAGGGCAATAGTTGAAGCTGTAAATCACTACGATGAGCCTGACGTAATTGCAGAGATAAGTAAAGACTTAGGTGAGCCAATGCATGGACTTGAGCTCGAGAAGCTCGAAGTTCGCCTAGAAGAGAGAGGAGTTTAATTTCGGAGGAGAGATGATGGTTAAAGTGGGCGTAATTGGCGTTCAGGGGGCTGTAAGTGAGCACATCGAAGCCACTAAAAAAGCAATGGAGAATCTTGGTGTTAATGGCAAGGTCTTTTGGCTTAAAAAGCCGGAGCACTTGAAAGAAATAGATGCAATAATTATCCCGGGCGGAGAGAGCACGACTATATCAAGGCTCATGGTGAAAAACGGCCTCTTTGATGTAGTCAAGAAGCTCGGAGAAGAGGGAATTCCAATAATGGGAACTTGTGCCGGCCTGATAATGCTCTCCAAAGAGGTAATAGGCGCTACGCAAGAGCAGAAATTCTTGGAGCTCCTTGAGATTAAGGTCAACAGAAACGCTTATGGGAGGCAGGTTGACAGCTTTGAGGCACCGTTAAAGCTGGCATTCAGCCCCGAACCATTTATAGGAGTTTTCATACGTGCTCCGAAGATTGTTGAACTGCTGAGCAACAAGGTAAAGCCCATAGCGTGGCTTGGAGACAGAGTAGTGGGCGTAGAACAGGAAAACTTAATCGGACTCGAGTTCCATCCAGAGCTTACTGACGATACAAGACTCCACGAATACTTCCTTAAAAAGGCCCTCTGATTTTTACATTTTTATGTAAAAATAAACCTTAAAAGCATTTGATTTTTACATTTTCTTGGTGATAAAATGAAGTTTAGCATCGCTACTTATGCCTCTCACTCTGCACTCCAGATACTTCACGGAGCCAAGCAGGAGGGATTTAAAACCATAGCCTTTGGAAAAGAGAGGGTTAAACCACTCTATACAAGGTATTTTCCCGTGGCAGATGAGTTCTTAGTTGGCGAGTATCCCGAAGAGGAGTTGCTTAAAAAGAAAGCGATAGTAATCCCCACTGGGTCTTTCGTTGCTCACTTGGGAACTGAGAAGGTAGAAAATATGAAAGCCTTGTATTATGGGAACAAAAAAGTCCTCAGGTGGGAGAGCGATAGGGAACTTGAGAGAAAATGGCTCTTAGAGGCAAAAATAAGGGTTCCCGAGGTTATTGAAGACCCAGATGACATAGATAGACCCGTAATAGTAAAGCCCCATGGCGCCAAAGGGGGAAAAGGATACTTCATAGCAAAAACACCAGAGGAGTTCTGGGAGAAGGCATCGAAGCTCGGCATTAGAGATAAAGAAGATCTAAAAGAAGTCCAAATACAGGAATACGTCATAGGAGTTCCCGTATACCCACACTTCTTCTATTCGAAGTTAAACGAAGAACTCGAGCTTATGAGCATAGATAAAAGATACGAAAGCAACGCAGATGCAATAGGGAGGATAAGTGCTGAACAGCAGCTCGAATTTGGTGTAGAGACAAGCTACACGGTTGTAGGGAACATTCCAATAGTCCTTAGGGAAAGCCTGCTCATGGACGTAATTGAGGCTGGAGAAAGAGTGGTGGAGGCATCAAAGAAGCTTATGGGTGGCTTATGGGGGCCTTTCTGCCTTGAAGGAGTTATTACTGAAGATATGGAGTTCGTGGTCTTTGAGATTTCAGCGAGAATTGTGGCTGGAACCAATCCTTTCATAAACGGCTCCCCTTACACATGGCTGCGATACAACGAGCCAATGAGCACCGGGAGAAGGATTGCCAGAGAGATAAAGCAGGCAATTGAGGAAGAAAGGCTTGATGAGATTCTAACCTGAAGTTTGGGTAACAGTTAGGGACTGCAGATTCTCTCCTCTCATTTTAATTTTAACAAAAATTTGATTATTCCATAACTCTCAACCAAAGGTTTTGGCAAAGTAAACTTTAAAAGCCCTATGCATTCTCACCTTAAAAAGGGTAAGGGGGAGAAAAAGGATGGGCAAATTTACACAAAAACTTGTTAATGCCATAAAGGGATACACTTTTGATGACGTGCTCTTGATTCCACAGGCAACTGAAGTCGAGCCAAAGGATGTGGACGTTTCTACACAGATAACGCCAAGGATTAAACTCAACATTCCGATTCTAAGCGCGGCAATGGACACCGTTACAGAGTGGGAGATGGCCATTGCAATGGCAAGGGAAGGTGGCTTAGGGGTAATACACAGAAATATGAGCATTGAGCAGCAGGTCGAGATGGTAAAAAAGGTAAAGAGGGAAGAGACAATAGAAGAGATCATAACGATTTCCCCAGAGGAGACAATAGATTACGCGCTCTTCTTGATGGAGAAAGAGGGGATAGACGGTCTGCCCGTTATTGAAGATGGAGAACTTGTCGGAATAATAACGAAGACCGACATAACGACCAGAGAGGGGCAGAAGGTTAGAGATGTCATGACAAGGGACGTTATAACGGCAAAAGAAAGCGCAAGCATAGAGGAGATAATGGGCCTAATGATAGAGAACAACATAGACAGGGTTCCAATAGTAAATGAAGAGGGCAAGCTGGTTGGAATTGTAACCATGGGCGACCTCTTAGCGAGGAAGAAGCACAGAAACGCTATAAGGGATGAGGAAGGAAAGCTAATAGTGGCCGCTGCGGTGTCGCCTTTTGACATTAAAAGGGCAATAGCTCTCGATAAAGCCGATGTGGATGTAATAGTTGTAGATACAGCCCATGCACACAACCTCAAGGCAATAAGGGCCATGAAAGAGATGAGAAAAAAGGTCGATGCGGAGATGATAGTAGGAAACATAGCGAATCCAAAAGCCGTTGATGACTTAACATTTGCGGATGCCCTGAAAGTGGGCATAGGGCCAGGGAGCATATGTACAACGAGGATAGTAGCCGGAGTTGGGGTGCCCCAAATAACGGCAATCTCCATGGTGGCGGACAGAGCCATGGAGTATGGAATTAGAGTGATCGCAGACGGAGGCATAAGGTACTCCGGCGACATAGTCAAAGCCATAGCAGCTGGAGCAGACGCAGTTATGCTTGGAAACCTCTTAGCCGGAACAAAAGAAGCCCCCGGAAGAGAAGTAACAATAAACGGAAGAAAATATAAACAGTACAGAGGAATGGGGAGCTTAGGAGCCATGATGAAAGGTGGAGCAGAGAGATACTATCAAAAGGGTTACATGAAAACGAGGAAGTTTGTGCCGGAGGGCGTTGAGGGGGTCGTCCCCTATAAAGGAAAGGTCAGCGAAGTGCTTTATCAGCTTGTAGGAGGATTAAAAGCCGGAATGGGGTATGTTGGAGCGAGGAACATACAGGAGCTCAAAGAGAAGGGCCAGTTCGTGATAATAACCCAGGCTGGAGTTAGAGAAAGCCACCCACATGACATTGCAATAACAAATGAAGCTCCGAACTATCCCCTTGAGAGATAGTTTTTACATTTTCATGTTTAAATGATAAGTTTTTTAAATCAAATTTTACAATTTTATGTTGAAGGTGGCGATCATGTGGAAGGAATTCATCGAAGAGAAGGTTAGAGAGATTAGAGAAACTGTAGGTGATGGTAAGGCAATAATCGCTTTAAGCGGAGGCGTAGACAGCTCTACAGCGGCAATACTCGCTCACAAAGCCATTGGCGATAGGCTTTATGCTGTCTTCGTAAACACGGGGTTTTTGAGAAAGGGAGAGCCAGAGTTCGTTATAAAGACGTTCAGAGACGAATTTGGACTTAACCTAATCTACGTCGATGCTCAGGAGAGGTTCTTTAATGCGTTAAGAGGCGTGGTAGACCCCGAGCAAAAGAGAAAGATAATAGGGAAAACCTTCATAGACGTCTTCGAGGAGGTTGCAAGAGAAATAAACGCTGATTTTCTGATTCAAGGCACGATAGCCCCTGACTGGATTGAAAGCCAAGGAAAAATTAAAAGCCATCACAACGTCGGCGGACTTCCGGAGAGGCTGAACCTTAAGCTCATAGAACCGCTAAGAGACCTCTACAAAGATGAGGTCAGGCAAGTGGCAAAGGAGCTCGGCCTTCCTGAGAAGATATACAACCGCATGCCCTTCCCGGGACCAGGATTAGCCGTAAGAGTCTTGGGGGAGGTAACACCAGAAAAGGTCGCTATCGTTAGGGAAGCTAACGCCATAGTTGAAGAGGAGATTGAGAAAGCCGGTCTAAAGCCATGGCAGGCCTTTGCCGTCCTCTTGGGAGTCAAAACAGTTGGCGTGCAGGGCGACATAAGGGCCTACAAAGAGACAATAGCGGTCAGAGTAGTTGAGAGCTTGGACGGCATGACTGCAAATGCAATGAACGTTCCCTTTGAAGTGCTGCAGAGAATAGCCTTCCGCATAACGAGCGAAATTCCACAGGTGGGAAGGGTTCTCTACGACATAACGAACAAGCCTCCGGCAACGATTGAGTTTGAGTGAGGGGAGATGATAATCATAATGGATAATCACGGACAATACGTGCACAGGATCTGGAGAACCCTCCGCTACCTCGGCGTTGAAGCTAAAATAATCCCGAACACAACACCCCTCGAAGAAATAAAGTCGATGAACCCAAAGGGTATAATCTTTTCAGGCGGCCCAACTTTGGAAAGAACGGGCAACTGTGAAGCAATCCTAGAGCACTACGAAGAATTCAACGTGCCAATACTCGGTATTTGCCTTGGCCACCAGCTTATAGCAAAGCACTTTGGTGGTAAAGTGGGCAGGGGAGAAAAAGCCGAATACAGCCTCGTCGAGGTTGAGATAATAAAGGAAGATGAGATTTTCAAAGGGCTTCCAGAGAAGCTTAAGGTTTGGG comes from Thermococcus aggregans and encodes:
- the pdxS gene encoding pyridoxal 5'-phosphate synthase lyase subunit PdxS — its product is MGKFDIIEQKGTERLKRGFAKMVKGGVIMDVTNAEQARIAEEAGAVAVMALHKVPADIRKAGGVARMAPVEKIQEIMDAVTIPVMAKIRIGHYTEALALEALGVDMIDESEVLTPADPYFHVDKRKFKVPFVCGARNLGEAVRRIWEGAAMIRTKGEAGTGNIIEAVRHVRLVNENIRLLQRMTDEQIYGVAEKFAEPYLRLALEIREISGLEPKILENEPVYEEYTYREIVDGLYKILLEIKKFGRLPVVNFAAGGVATPADAALMMQMGMDGVFVGSGIFKSSNPEKMARAIVEAVNHYDEPDVIAEISKDLGEPMHGLELEKLEVRLEERGV
- the pdxT gene encoding pyridoxal 5'-phosphate synthase glutaminase subunit PdxT, encoding MVKVGVIGVQGAVSEHIEATKKAMENLGVNGKVFWLKKPEHLKEIDAIIIPGGESTTISRLMVKNGLFDVVKKLGEEGIPIMGTCAGLIMLSKEVIGATQEQKFLELLEIKVNRNAYGRQVDSFEAPLKLAFSPEPFIGVFIRAPKIVELLSNKVKPIAWLGDRVVGVEQENLIGLEFHPELTDDTRLHEYFLKKAL
- a CDS encoding formate--phosphoribosylaminoimidazolecarboxamide ligase; its protein translation is MKFSIATYASHSALQILHGAKQEGFKTIAFGKERVKPLYTRYFPVADEFLVGEYPEEELLKKKAIVIPTGSFVAHLGTEKVENMKALYYGNKKVLRWESDRELERKWLLEAKIRVPEVIEDPDDIDRPVIVKPHGAKGGKGYFIAKTPEEFWEKASKLGIRDKEDLKEVQIQEYVIGVPVYPHFFYSKLNEELELMSIDKRYESNADAIGRISAEQQLEFGVETSYTVVGNIPIVLRESLLMDVIEAGERVVEASKKLMGGLWGPFCLEGVITEDMEFVVFEISARIVAGTNPFINGSPYTWLRYNEPMSTGRRIAREIKQAIEEERLDEILT
- the guaB gene encoding IMP dehydrogenase; this encodes MGKFTQKLVNAIKGYTFDDVLLIPQATEVEPKDVDVSTQITPRIKLNIPILSAAMDTVTEWEMAIAMAREGGLGVIHRNMSIEQQVEMVKKVKREETIEEIITISPEETIDYALFLMEKEGIDGLPVIEDGELVGIITKTDITTREGQKVRDVMTRDVITAKESASIEEIMGLMIENNIDRVPIVNEEGKLVGIVTMGDLLARKKHRNAIRDEEGKLIVAAAVSPFDIKRAIALDKADVDVIVVDTAHAHNLKAIRAMKEMRKKVDAEMIVGNIANPKAVDDLTFADALKVGIGPGSICTTRIVAGVGVPQITAISMVADRAMEYGIRVIADGGIRYSGDIVKAIAAGADAVMLGNLLAGTKEAPGREVTINGRKYKQYRGMGSLGAMMKGGAERYYQKGYMKTRKFVPEGVEGVVPYKGKVSEVLYQLVGGLKAGMGYVGARNIQELKEKGQFVIITQAGVRESHPHDIAITNEAPNYPLER
- the guaA gene encoding glutamine-hydrolyzing GMP synthase translates to MWKEFIEEKVREIRETVGDGKAIIALSGGVDSSTAAILAHKAIGDRLYAVFVNTGFLRKGEPEFVIKTFRDEFGLNLIYVDAQERFFNALRGVVDPEQKRKIIGKTFIDVFEEVAREINADFLIQGTIAPDWIESQGKIKSHHNVGGLPERLNLKLIEPLRDLYKDEVRQVAKELGLPEKIYNRMPFPGPGLAVRVLGEVTPEKVAIVREANAIVEEEIEKAGLKPWQAFAVLLGVKTVGVQGDIRAYKETIAVRVVESLDGMTANAMNVPFEVLQRIAFRITSEIPQVGRVLYDITNKPPATIEFE
- a CDS encoding GMP synthase subunit A, which translates into the protein MIIIMDNHGQYVHRIWRTLRYLGVEAKIIPNTTPLEEIKSMNPKGIIFSGGPTLERTGNCEAILEHYEEFNVPILGICLGHQLIAKHFGGKVGRGEKAEYSLVEVEIIKEDEIFKGLPEKLKVWESHMDEVKELPKEFELLAKSDFCPVEAMKHKSLPIYGVQFHPEVAHTEKGSDIYRNFAELCGEL